In Bactrocera neohumeralis isolate Rockhampton chromosome 5, APGP_CSIRO_Bneo_wtdbg2-racon-allhic-juicebox.fasta_v2, whole genome shotgun sequence, the genomic window GGGCCCACGTACTAAGCTCTCCATACCCATGGGAGAGTTCccaagcattttccaggcagaagtttttgctataagtcggtgtatagaaataaacctccatcgcaactatcgcaatgagagaATAGCCATTCTCAGCGATAATCAAGGggcgctaaaagcgatctcctctTACGAAATCAAATCGCTATTCCTGGTCACAGAGGTAGAGTCGGTAATGAACTGGCGGACGAGCTAGCCCGTTCCGCAGCCACCACCAAGATGATGGGACCAGAACCCTTTATTGGGGTAGGTCcgcataccataaaggagctactccgcaaggaagaaggagtgggTAGGGAGGAGCATTGGCGGCAAACGCGCGGTATGagacatgccaagttgctaatgggaggaTACAACTTGAGTAGGTTCATGGTTGTAATAAACCTCCCcaggaacaaactcaggcttctggtcgcatggtataccggccactgcaagttgaATAGGCATCTGTCAACATGGGCCTATCATCTTGcgttaactgccggttctgcgacttggagcttgaaaccccggagcacctGCTGATCGCATAGCCTCTTTAGCGCCCGGAAGTCTATTGATCTTCATCAATGCGCTGGGCTAGGCGAGTCTATGTGAgctaggagagggcacaatagactaaaggtcgcggtgcattcctcatattcaatcaatcaatcaatatactctaagatttttaatttacgGTGtctcatttaaacaatttcaattaTGGTAAATTGAATGCTTCAGCAATTTCTCGCTGGGTtgcttctttaattttttttcattttgttaccCCTGTACTGATTCAATCATTAAAAACATTGCAACTTAAAGTATTTCTGTACGTTGATATTAGTTGTCATCATTCCAAACTTTCAAGATAAGTTTGTGAAtttgttttgtataaaatacagttcgtcaaatgaaaaagacaGACTAAGTATTTACATAAAGATGGACCAGTTTTCGCACGATTTAACGGTAGCTTTGATGGAAGAAACTTCTTTATTAGATCGGGTACGAGTAAGTAGGTGGGGCCAACGTAGAAGGACTCGTTCTGCAGGGAATTTGCGTAAGTAACGCACTGCTGAGATatctatacatatttaatatatttagaagTAATTACCCTGcaatttatatataagatatttaAATACGATATAAAGTTAAtggaacaacaaaaatttttaatttgtttacttaagcATGTGCCCCACAGCCAACAGAGAAAGAAGACTCTTCTAGTAGTCCATGTGATGTAAGAAAAACAACGAATATAGATGGCTtggacataaaaaatattaaattaccaAATATGAGCGATTCCGATGATAAAGAAACACGTTTGCCTACTAAGTCGTCTTTAAAAACAGCACTACGTTTGGGTACACTAGAATCAGATTCTTTAAATGAGACTTTCAGTCCATCAAGGTAAGGCCTATTTACAAACTAAACAATGCTGGATAATCTTTTCATAATAACATAGGTTTTTTAAACCCAATGCCAGGAgaaaaaggaaatttaaaagaatGTCAATGGAATGTGATATAGGTATTATAGCACCTATACAGAATTCAAATACAAGTGTTCATCCGTCATCAGCAATTGCAGCTAATGGATGTGTTTCAATGAGGAAGCGTGTTTTAAAGCCAGATTCTAATAACCGCAACAACTTATTTTTCTGTGGTAAGCGTAAACGATCCAATCGTGATCGATACCAAGATTACGATAACACGAAATCTCACTCAACGAGTATGCCTCGTTATACAAATATAGAAGATAATAAAATACGTCCAAGAAGTTATTCTTCCACATCAAAACCTAATAGCGATCGTTTGTTGCCTTTAAATAAAGGTCTTCTGTCGagaatagaaaaaatatcacaattgCAAAAGACTGAATGTGTGCAAAAATCCGCACCTTCTTTTTTAAACAATACTGAAACAAACACAATGGGTCTACAAATACAAGCGCAACAACAGGAATTGAAAAATCTTCGTAAAAAACGTAGCCAATATCGGCGTTCTCAGCTACAAGAATTACAGTTTGCTGTTGAACAGCACCCAATGGATTGCAGTAATATAAATGATTTTCTAAGTTCAAGTTCTTTAAGTTCTTCCGATTCCGATGACGTACAAAGTGCAAACGATACTGATCGTGAAGGAGACGATGAACTAACGGATTGGCCAGGGAATGAATGCGTTAGTGGCCCCGCTGACAATAAAAATGATGCTAAACGTAAGCTTACGAAGAAAAATACTAATTCTCTCATAAAATCTGAAGAAAGCTGTTTTACAGCTGTAATGGGTGAAGATGATACAATGATGTTGGGTAGTGAGGATTGGTCACCTAATATTTCAAATGATAACATGGAACTCCGCTATCGACCATCAGAACCAATCGCTATCACGAACAAAGGTTTTGATTTGGGGCGTAGTATATGTGATGAGGGCATCATCCCTTTTAAACAAATAGAAAGCGAAATGTCCGGCGAAACCTCAAATCCATTTCTTTCCTCGCCACCatcacatttaaatgaaattagagAAATACGTGCTGGTTGCCGCCGCATTAAAGATGAAAGACCTGGTTTTAGCATTAAAACGAGTGTAAATGAGCGCCTTGCCCGATTTTTACAAGATCCAAGACAAACACAAATTCGTTTGCCCGATATAGAAATATACGAGCATGAAAGTTTACTTAATTTGGCTACATTGTACTCTCTACAAATTTCATTGGCAAATGGATGTGCCATACTTAACAAGACCAGGTAATGTCTATTctattatttatgtttacacatataaaaaagtaattcaaattaaatcatACAGCAACACGACTCAATCTACTATTATTGaccaaaatggtttgaaaaattgtttgcttAGTGACTTTAAAAGACGATGTTATGGAAGCAAAAATGACGGTGTTCCAAGGGAATAAATGTCTAGCACAATCTTACGCCATCAGTCAACACACGATgacataaaacaaatatatataattaaaatatttgctgttATTATATGATTTTAAGCAATATCGCTTTgcgtatttattttatatgttttttttatgggTATGAGTTCACTCAAGAAATTGTAGATGGAAAGtccattaatatatgtatattatatttatttatatattatattatagtttattactgtgtatttttttgtaaataatctaatgtatatataatatattacgcataaaatatatattatataaaaagaatttaattagtgaatatttttaaatataatttaaaagtatatttaaatttgcgATAGCAAAGGCATTAGCGAGCCAACTGAGAACTCTGCTGCTATCTGTTCTGGGTGTTTAAATTAAGCTTAACTTCTCATTTCTGGCAACGAAAAGAGTAAAGAAGCGCAATGGTAACAGTACAATACAAAATTGTAAACGAtttcatttcgaaaatattgtaaaCGCCAAGAACTTGTGCCTTGATGTCAAACGAAAAATGAATAAGAATTTTTACAGGGTGTTATgtccgatatatgtatgtatttagaaaCAGTTATTTTTGCAAAGTTATTCTATAgaacataaaatttacaatattacTTGTACATTGTTATTAGtttacttttaatatattttcgcCATATAGTACAGATATAGCCACAAGTCTCGAATCTAAGTAATTATGTTCTACTTCACATCTGTTTCCAACTCCAGCCAATTCAACGACTTGCTTAATGCAAGCGTTTCGTGGTAAATAGAATACTACGTTCTCACTAAATTGCTTGGCGATTTCCATTAATTTTGATGCTCCCGAAGGTTGTAAATAACTTTCAATATTATAGGATTCCTTTCGTTTATACTTTGGACCTCCCCAAGGCGGACTTAAGAAAACAATATCGCAACGAAAATTGCAGGTACGATCTATTTGCATGAAGTCTCCAATAATGAAGTCAATTTTATCTGCTACTCCATATATTTTGGCATTGTGCTTTGCCATAGATATTTTCACAGGGTCTATATCTATCGCTATAACACGCTTACAAGTGCGAGCGAATTGTATAGCATTTCCACCGCAGCCACAAAAGGCGTCTATAATTACATCGCATGATAGGCGTTCAGCCAAATGAGCAGCAATTTTTTCAGGTGTCACTGAAAACCAACTTTCACAATCTAGCCGTATGCCATCATCATATCGTGAAAATAGGGAAAAACGTTTCCGCCAatatttcagcatttctttattttccaaaaGAAATTCCGGTACATTTCGTAACTTTCGGTTTGCCctcttctttttaatttgtttctctTTAATATCACATAATGTCGATGTTTCCTTAACTTGTTTATCAAGATCTTTTACTGTATTCTTTTTAAAATGTTGAGTGTCCATACTTGAAGAATCCTCCTCATCAGAGAAAAAACCGCTGTACACTTGTTGCAAGTTATCGTACCTTTGTGATTGTGCTTTTCTGTTACTTTTTGCTTTACCAAATGCAGTAGGAAGCCCCAGCAGTTCCAATTGTGCAAAATCTTCAGCAAAACTACTATTAATATGTTCCTCAAGTTTATCAGCTATGAACTCAATCCTTTCTTCATCTAAAGATTTATGCAAATGTTtgtaatattcataaaatattattgcgtATAACTGATATTGTTCTATATATATCTTTTCATAGTGTTCCTcccaaatttgttttcttttatccTCAGACTCAGCAATTACATTTTCGGAGTCATGACTTAATGTATCCTCCGCCTAAAACGAGATTTTTAATAAACgtgtatacatttttgaaactcAAGTCATATCATACCCATTCTTTTTCATATTCCTTATcccaatatttattatatacaatgCTATCACCGTTTGAATACCAGaattccaaaaaagttttttgttgcttaGACTCGTAGCTATCTGTAATATAACGCCGGACATAATCCAAGCTTTCATACGCTTTAAAAATCTGATTGAAAACGTACAATTGAGGTTGACATCCAGTTGACTCCACAATATATTCGTGCATATTACAAGCGGTTTTCTAAGAATTTACGAAATTAGTGCAATAATCCACGCTGGGCtcacattaatttttaaaaatttatttagtagaAACGTTCGTCATTGTCTGTATTATTAGATATTTCCCGGAGATTATATTCTTTCGACATATATTAGATTCCTCATTTCATATGtgttgatatatttattttgatttcgtTTACAGCATGTCTCTAAAGGTAATACACTCCGATATTTTCCGATAAAcgattattagaaaaatttccTTATGGTTTGCACAAACTTGAGTATACAGTAGCACACATGCAAGTAGCTTTCGCTGTCTGTCAAAGactataaaactaaaattttgatagATGAAAGTGAAATGTTGCTATTTTTTGTGCTTAATCCCACAGTTTGCATTTTCTTAGCTCAATAGCAAGGTAAAATTTTGACAACCTATACTTGTTAATACGTTCACGAAGAAATGAATTTAAGAAAACCTCCGAGtacataaaatgtaaattataaaatatgctattaatttatttaatcatgatattatttattccaataaatacagaaatggtcctatataaatatattactatTAAGACCCTAGAAGTatgtaaaaataacattttattagttGATTAACATTAGAACAGCTATCCTTAGGTCAGGTAATAATGagattattaaaaacaaaaacaaacaaatctcATTATGCTATACATTtaacaatataatttcataaataattaaaaaaaacatttgacaaaaaaaaattctaaagcaaaaaaaaggatGTTCCTGTTGTCAACAATTTGATGCAAAACGATCACACATTTCGATAATAAGTGATGTTTGAATTATGAACTAAATCCGACAAATCTTGTAATGTGGAAACAGTCCTTAATTTATTGCCGCCTAATCGATTCAATTAAGCGCTTaatcaagtaaaaaaaattaatttcacaattatcttatttattcattaattaGGAACAAAGGAGTCGTGCTGTTTAGCGTTTGATTACGAATTTGTTAATAATGGATAAAACaatgcttaaaaaattatttttagcataTTGTGTGCATGTTGAACACTTTGAGTCAGTACAATCTAACTATGATAGTGTACTAACACTATATAGGAAAAGAAAAAGGCGAAACTTGATGATTTTAcagcatttaaagaaaaaacaacttttGTGCCTTGAAATATTGCAGCAAACGGCATCTCAAAGAGCGTTGTGGAAATTGGTAAATCAAAAGACAATATGATATAGACAATATACTCTTTAATTAATCAGACTTCATTAATACAGAAACGGCGATCTCAATTTTGGGAAATAAATTGCAATCGTAATAATGATCAGTTTTTCAAGGAACACTTCCGAATGTCCCGAGCAAGTTTTGATATACTATGTGGATTGGTTAGCAAAATGAAAAGAGCAGATACGAATTGGCGTAAAGCGATAGAATTACAAAAACGGGTTGCAATCGCTTTATTTACCCTGGGTTCTTCCCTAAAGTACAGAGAAATTTCTGAACTATTCGGTGTTGGAATCTCAACTGTATGCGAAATTGTATACGAGTTCTGTGAGGAAGTGTGGAAAACTATGTCAACATACATTAATAAATTACCTCCGAAAAAGGAAGATTTAGCTGAATATATTTCTGGATATTGCAAACTTGGTCATCCTCAGTGCATGGGAGTAATTGGTTAGAGATATACAAATTTGCCTCGTATCAATGTAATTtgttaatatgtttttaatcttaATGTTATTCTAGATGGATACCATATAAAAGTGAGGCCGAACGCAACTGTCGCTAAGGAATACTTAAATAACAGAGGCTGGTACTCCATTATACTTCTAGCGTTGGTGGATTACAggtttgaatatttcattttactatataaacaaatatgtaatcaacctctAATTCTACAGATGTCGTTTCTTATATGTTAACATTGGTACTCCAGGGCTGTGCACTTACTCACAAACATACAACGCATCGGCACTAAGAGTTCTCTTAAATAATAACGAGTTATTAACAggatataaaaaggaaatagaTGGAGTGGAAATACCAGTTTATATTATAGGTGACTCATCGTTTGAGTTTTCCAAGTCTTTAATGACACCCTACCCAGTTAGCACTTCTTTAACCgagaataaaaaacaatttaataataagTTATTAGCATGTAAAAAAGTAGCAGATAATGCTTTTCGGCATTTAAAAGCACGTTTTCGACGTATAGGAATCGGGATAGACAATAGAAAAGGGAATGCTCCTCTTATTATTCGATCCAcatgtattttatataactttctcaacgaaataaatgataatatcgaCGAGAAATGGTTAGAAATGAAGCAAGTGGATACAAATTGCCAGAATCCCACAAATACTGTCGCATATTGTGAGGACGAACCCTTTGCGGAAGAGATAAGAGATACGTTGTGTCGTTTAAGTGAAAGATAAATAAATGTCATACTTTTCTTATGTACCAAtcggaaaaaacttaaaattcatttacatttttgtgGTGAGTATGAACATAAAAGTTTCATCCAGTTAAATAGCTGGTTAAAACGTTTAAAATGATTGCTGTAGATACAATAATGGAAAACAGAATCATTAATATTGccattagcaaaaaaaatattttctttggacaatagaataaaaaaaataccgcTTGACACCCAACCATCGTTGGCATGCTGTTAAATTAGTTTGTTgagttaaaatataatatacttactacatacatatatacaagtattttgatttaaaaaaaaaaacgatttataTTCTAATATTGCTTTTTCGATTTGGAAATGGATaaggtttcaaaattttttttttttctaaacgaccaatatgtcgaaaatattgtgtacaaattttgagtcaattaTAGTCTCCGTTAGTTTACAGCGTTTTAAATTACTTCTTCACATAAAACAACAGGTAATCAgatggagttttttttttaatttttttctattttttattaacaaagtaACCGCGATTTTTTTAGCTAAAATCGCGCTTTTTACTTCCAAGTGCTGcaaagaatagaaaaaaaactttctgatTACCTCGAGAAATACATCACCTTTAAAatgcatatacatttttttgtttcagatgatccggtaacgagttatatatatgtatataacgagTTTTTTTCAAAGTGCTTTTGAAGATTCGCCATCACAGgcttatttatcaatatttttcattgaaaattttttcgctttttttgcctttaaaaccTTATCCCCCCCACCcttaagatgggtgatggtgttgcgaatagtacgctcagtagaccgattatattgaccataagttgaacggAGCGCTGGAAACAgtttctttacagaacgtgaattttcgtagtaaAATTTAACGGTTAGTAAATGTTGTTcagtggaggatggagtcatatggagaagttcacgtaagtgaggacAGTTCtcttcacttggaagtggccagaaacgattcttttacatatggctcaagcagctcacgacttccggtctttgaccaagtatcctctgagtagcctaaaaacatccgtttgaaggcgagctaaagtgagaacaCCCCCTTCACAGGGTTGTGcattgggtttgggacccgccacgtataaagcgcccccaatgaaaaaacaaaacggaTGAGAGACCCACCTTTTGaagacgaccatggcaaacgaaataaggactacgatttaagggcgtgcacctggaatgtccggtcccttaattgggaaggtgccgctgcccagctggttgatgtcctcattagagtgaaggctgacatcaccgtcgtccaagaaatgcgatggacgggacaaggagtgaggagcgcaagtttggtgtaggattcgtggtgggagagagacctTTAGATCTGGCAaatcaccatacgccaaattttgaaaaagacccgtgaaaggaaaatcAACACACATCACctgttcgtcgatttcaaagattctttcgacagcacgagaaggagctgcctttatgccacgatgtctgaatttggtatcccctcaaaactaatacggcaatgtaaactgacgttgagcaacaccaaaagctccgtttgGATCGGGAAGGAGCCTTAcgaaccgttcgatactaaacgaggtttcagacaaggcgactccctatcgtgcgacttcttcattcTGGCTGgatggcctcaacacccgcgccgttagttctgctttctccagactggacaacgaagcaaagcaaatgggtctggcagtgaacgagggcaagacgaaatatcttctgtcatcaaacaaacagtcgtcgcactcgcgacttggctctcatggCATTgtagacagtcataactttgaagttgtagataatttcgtctatcttggaaccagtataaacaccaccagcaatgccagcctggaaatccaacgcaggataactcttgccaacaggcgctacttcggacggagtaggcaattgagaagtaaagtcctctctcgacgaacaaaaaccaaacaataAGTCACCCattatccccgtcctgctatatggtgcagaggcttggacgatgacaacaactaataagtcgacgttgcgagtttttgagagaaaggctctgcgaaagatttatggtcctttgcgctttggccacggcgaatatcgcattcgatggagcgatgaactgtagatatatgacgacattgacatagttcagtgaattaaaagaaaagcggctacgctggctgggtcatgttgtccgaatggacgaaaacactccagctctgaaagtattcgacgcagtacccgccgggggaaggagaggaagagaaagacgtccactccgttggaaggaccaggtggagaaggacgtAGCTTCGCCCCGTAGCGAAgggaagaaacgactggcgcgctgttgttaatgtTGGGGGGATGGGGCATGTACAACCACAGCAGGTATAAATTTGCAATTAACCTTCCTAgggacaaactcaggctacGCATTTtacaccggccactgcaagctgaataAGCATTTACATATcatgggcctatcctcttgcgtaaactgccggttctgcgataGAGAGCCTGTAacaccagaacacctgctaatcgaCTGCActgcagtctgtagacgcaggattaAGGCCCTCGGATCCATGTTTCCGAATAGGGATCgcatcgcctcactagcacccaGTAAAATATTGGACTTTATTAATATGCTAGGGGCtatgtgatttaggagagggcacaatagacttAAGGTCGCTGTGCATTCCTCatttatctaatctaatctaccTAAATGAAACTTAGAAAGCATATTTTTCCCTTAATAATATATGgtaatgccaaaaatagataaaaattgcCCCAATCTCTCATATACCTAACATACGATTTTCAAACCTCCCCTTTCCAACCTCGGTCAATATATGacatgtttattattaatgGAACATATAATATTCGATTAGAATATAGTATAGTATTATAGTATAGcctaaaatttgtgaaattttatttacaacgtacatacatacaatgattttcattattctaacaaaccttatatcGAATATTTCAAGCTATTTATGAAGATAAGCtaattatgtatagtatatggaaATTGATTTAATTCGTGTACAAATTCCatacattttcgaaattattaggTATATTGTGGTTATACCAGAAAATATTGGCTAATTTCTTAGATttgccgatattttcggtaaaaaggcAGGTACAGTGACAATGGGGTTTTTCATTTGTATCATATTTGGCGTCAATTCGAGATATCAAGTTcaaccaggtccttcttcacctgatatctccaacggagtggaggtcttcctattcctctgcttccaccggcgagTACTGAATCGAATACCTTCAAAGCTGTGTTCTCGAAACAATTGCTAAAGTCAATTTTTGGAATAGCCTTCAAGGCGTATTTCTCCGGAACGATCACTTGAGTTtactgaatagccaaaagtcatGCGGAGCTAAGataggcgaatacggtggttgtggcacaatattggttgaaaattcaGCGAAAAACTAAGGAAGAATCAATGCCTTAATGCATTACCCTGGTGCAACAACCAatagttgtcggcccataattccggcctctttttacgaatagcttcgcgcaaatgatGCATAACATTAAAGGAGTATTCTTTCCTAGAATTCGGAGTGCATCATAACTCGATAATCGATGGAAACTGTCAgcataaccttaatttttggACTGCATTGACGTGGTTTCTTCGGCTTTGGTTCAGATTTTTCACGATATTCAGTCCATTGATCGGGTCGTAAGCacagatccaagactcattgcCAGTAATAAACCGTTTCATGACGTCCtcgtagtcggaaagcattgtttctaAGACCTTAACCAATcgtattttcacttttcataggcccaaatgatctttcaaaatggttttcattgatcctttcgatattctcACGATGCCAATAAGATGtctgactgttaatcatcgATTCTCAAGGACCAATTCTTTTATCTTTTATTGATGTGTTGACCATCAGTTGTTGTTGATAGCCGAACTGAACGCGGTACGTCGTTAACGCGTTTtcaaccctct contains:
- the LOC126760072 gene encoding uncharacterized protein LOC126760072 isoform X2, translated to MDQFSHDLTVALMEETSLLDRVRVSRWGQRRRTRSAGNLPCAPQPTEKEDSSSSPCDVRKTTNIDGLDIKNIKLPNMSDSDDKETRLPTKSSLKTALRLGTLESDSLNETFSPSRFFKPNARRKRKFKRMSMECDIGIIAPIQNSNTSVHPSSAIAANGCVSMRKRVLKPDSNNRNNLFFCGKRKRSNRDRYQDYDNTKSHSTSMPRYTNIEDNKIRPRSYSSTSKPNSDRLLPLNKGLLSRIEKISQLQKTECVQKSAPSFLNNTETNTMGLQIQAQQQELKNLRKKRSQYRRSQLQELQFAVEQHPMDCSNINDFLSSSSLSSSDSDDVQSANDTDREGDDELTDWPGNECVSGPADNKNDAKPVMGEDDTMMLGSEDWSPNISNDNMELRYRPSEPIAITNKGFDLGRSICDEGIIPFKQIESEMSGETSNPFLSSPPSHLNEIREIRAGCRRIKDERPGFSIKTSVNERLARFLQDPRQTQIRLPDIEIYEHESLLNLATLYSLQISLANGCAILNKTSNTTQSTIIDQNGLKNCLLSDFKRRCYGSKNDGVPRE
- the LOC126760072 gene encoding uncharacterized protein LOC126760072 isoform X1; this translates as MDQFSHDLTVALMEETSLLDRVRVSRWGQRRRTRSAGNLPCAPQPTEKEDSSSSPCDVRKTTNIDGLDIKNIKLPNMSDSDDKETRLPTKSSLKTALRLGTLESDSLNETFSPSRRKRKFKRMSMECDIGIIAPIQNSNTSVHPSSAIAANGCVSMRKRVLKPDSNNRNNLFFCGKRKRSNRDRYQDYDNTKSHSTSMPRYTNIEDNKIRPRSYSSTSKPNSDRLLPLNKGLLSRIEKISQLQKTECVQKSAPSFLNNTETNTMGLQIQAQQQELKNLRKKRSQYRRSQLQELQFAVEQHPMDCSNINDFLSSSSLSSSDSDDVQSANDTDREGDDELTDWPGNECVSGPADNKNDAKRKLTKKNTNSLIKSEESCFTAVMGEDDTMMLGSEDWSPNISNDNMELRYRPSEPIAITNKGFDLGRSICDEGIIPFKQIESEMSGETSNPFLSSPPSHLNEIREIRAGCRRIKDERPGFSIKTSVNERLARFLQDPRQTQIRLPDIEIYEHESLLNLATLYSLQISLANGCAILNKTSNTTQSTIIDQNGLKNCLLSDFKRRCYGSKNDGVPRE
- the LOC126760072 gene encoding uncharacterized protein LOC126760072 isoform X3; the encoded protein is MDQFSHDLTVALMEETSLLDRVRVSRWGQRRRTRSAGNLPCAPQPTEKEDSSSSPCDVRKTTNIDGLDIKNIKLPNMSDSDDKETRLPTKSSLKTALRLGTLESDSLNETFSPSRFFKPNARRKRKFKRMSMECDIGIIAPIQNSNTSVHPSSAIAANGCVSMRKRVLKPDSNNRNNLFFCGKRKRSNRDRYQDYDNTKSHSTSMPRYTNIEDNKIRPRSYSSTSKPNSDRLLPLNKGLLSRIEKISQLQKTECVQKSAPSFLNNTETNTMGLQIQAQQQELKNLRKKRSQYRRSQLQELQFAVEQHPMDCSNINDFLSSSSLSSSDSDDVQSANDTDREGDDELTDWPGNECVSGPADNKNDAKRKLTKKNTNSLIKSEESCFTAVMGEDDTMMLGSEDWSPNISNDNMELRYRPSEPIAITNKGFDLGRSICDEGIIPFKQIESEMSGETSNPFLSSPPSHLNEIREIRAGCRRIKDERPGFSIKTSVNERLARFLQDPRQTQIRLPDIEIYEHESLLNLATLYSLQISLANGCAILNKTSNTTQSTIIDQNGLKNCLLSDFKRRCYGSKNDGVPRE
- the LOC126760076 gene encoding trimethylguanosine synthase → MHEYIVESTGCQPQLYVFNQIFKAYESLDYVRRYITDSYESKQQKTFLEFWYSNGDSIVYNKYWDKEYEKEWAEDTLSHDSENVIAESEDKRKQIWEEHYEKIYIEQYQLYAIIFYEYYKHLHKSLDEERIEFIADKLEEHINSSFAEDFAQLELLGLPTAFGKAKSNRKAQSQRYDNLQQVYSGFFSDEEDSSSMDTQHFKKNTVKDLDKQVKETSTLCDIKEKQIKKKRANRKLRNVPEFLLENKEMLKYWRKRFSLFSRYDDGIRLDCESWFSVTPEKIAAHLAERLSCDVIIDAFCGCGGNAIQFARTCKRVIAIDIDPVKISMAKHNAKIYGVADKIDFIIGDFMQIDRTCNFRCDIVFLSPPWGGPKYKRKESYNIESYLQPSGASKLMEIAKQFSENVVFYLPRNACIKQVVELAGVGNRCEVEHNYLDSRLVAISVLYGENILKVN
- the LOC126760082 gene encoding uncharacterized protein LOC126760082, which encodes MDKTMLKKLFLAYCVHVEHFESVQSNYDSVLTLYRKRKRRNLMILQHLKKKQLLCLEILQQTASQRALWKLKRRSQFWEINCNRNNDQFFKEHFRMSRASFDILCGLVSKMKRADTNWRKAIELQKRVAIALFTLGSSLKYREISELFGVGISTVCEIVYEFCEEVWKTMSTYINKLPPKKEDLAEYISGYCKLGHPQCMGVIDGYHIKVRPNATVAKEYLNNRGWYSIILLALVDYRCRFLYVNIGTPGLCTYSQTYNASALRVLLNNNELLTGYKKEIDGVEIPVYIIGDSSFEFSKSLMTPYPVSTSLTENKKQFNNKLLACKKVADNAFRHLKARFRRIGIGIDNRKGNAPLIIRSTCILYNFLNEINDNIDEKWLEMKQVDTNCQNPTNTVAYCEDEPFAEEIRDTLCRLSER